In the genome of Tursiops truncatus isolate mTurTru1 chromosome 21, mTurTru1.mat.Y, whole genome shotgun sequence, one region contains:
- the RAB11FIP1 gene encoding rab11 family-interacting protein 1 isoform X3, whose product MRSNMTASMFDLSMKDKSRNPFGKLKDKIKGKNKDSASDTVSAIIPSVTPSADSDDESPSKDKKKKSKLKTLFSRSNLQRAPLSQSMSVLPTVKSDKVLLRPGDFQSQWEDEDNGEDKSSSASDVLSHKGTASVDPKQLNQIHFNPPKKEGLSFLGGLRSKNDTLSRSNVCINGNHVYVEQPEAKSETKGSSPASSPSPQGLRKKHLFSSTENLASRPLKEPGEGGAVPSESSTKDSLKSMSLPSYQQLVSGDLRENAALATLEAAKETKESKKQENKKSSLLSLVTGKKDTAKGSEGESPPAAPGKEREGTPVAVRASEDQPGPVDDPVKRSDEETAAIVSGRGRAPNPFEDVQIPEPEADPEPKAAPAPPVPSPRAPQTRAVKPRLEVSPEAQPAPRLPPSTRSPLVFSALPSSSGQTPIPSKLGHDSEPQPLDSPPGSSFCSPVAAPISTSTPIEHWPPTDVGEASPEEPPSLLEPELEKESLTQVPSTVPCAVGSLSKQTPIPVGKGMEDSPVGKTSADDPGQSLRTQPEVGREEELLGSPPRKQRGTIPSSVEAREVTPAAALRGGGTGSPAGKPPRREASGSAGQSRSPVGDADGGGGMSPAVKEAVPPVPVGESVPPLDSAMQRHEEMGPDACEGRKEIKGQVLFSEQLSREEAGEEAPVLVRGDRGDPQEVTPQGAAPGNAWDTGHSQEGAAVAGPWPAALAARPPCPSSKGSFLGGPAHAASSGRDGPRLKSQGDDSRMAQNQSKASDHEGLLSDPLHGLQSSCEAKPPALAHLDLTLPSIPEVASEDERGDQLEDDRGVAPVAALGGGASSPSTWPAHAERERAPSREADGSAGGLREPRPGAPRAPAPASAEQTTALEVQEPQSPGPGDSGEAKPVGDGRPGQPPAAALDSLVSGPPFSEPFPATRSFPTYAHSDTHHTSTAESQKKAAVEGSAGKVENSGKRKPLLQAWVSPSDTQPVSARPSAGSGSAKHRLHPVKPMNTAATKVALSSSGTATIISENLVNEAMMKKYKPSEPAFAYAQLTHDELIQLVLKQKETISKKECQVRQLEDYIDNLLVRVMEETPSILRVPSQVGKKAGKM is encoded by the exons ATGAGAAGCAACATGACCGCTAGCATGTTTGACCTTTCCATGAAAGACAAGTCTCGGAATCCCTTCGGGAAACTGAAGGACAAGATCAAGGGGAAGAATAAGGACAGCGCGTCAGATACCGTGTCAGCCATCATCCCCAGCGTGACGCCCTCGGCTGACAGCGATGACGAGTCTCCTTCGAAAGACAAGAAGAAGAAGTCAAAGCTCAAGACCTTGTTTTCCAGGTCCAACCTGCAGAGAGCACCACTTTCCCAGTCCATGTCTGTCCTGCCGACTGTAAAGTCAGACAAAGTGCTGCTTCGTCCTGGAGACTTTCAGTCCCAGTGGGAGGATGAGGACAATGGCGAGGACAAGTCCTCCTCTGCCTCGGACG TCTTGTCTCACAAGGGAACGGCAAGCGTGGATCCTAAGCAGCTGAACCAGATCCACTTCAACCCCCCCAAGAAGGAAGGACTCTCCTTCCTGGGAGGCCTTCGGTCTAAGAATGACACCCTTTCCCGCTCGAATGTTTGTATCAACGGGAACCACGTCTATGTGGAGCAGCCTGAAGCCAAGAGCGAGACCAAGGGCAGCTCCCCGGCCTCCTCGCCATCCCCCCAGGGCCTCAGGAAGAAGCATTTGTTCTCATCTACAGAAAACCTGGCCTCTCGACCTTTGAAGGAGCCTGGGGAAGGAGGTGCAGTGCCTTCCGAGTCTTCCACAAAGGACTCTCTCAAGTCCATGTCCCTGCCATCCTACCAGCAGCTGGTCAGCGGGGACCTTCGGGAGAACGCAGCTCTGGCGACCTTGGAggctgcaaaggaaaccaaagagaGCAAGAAACAGGAGAACAAGAAgtcctctctgctctccctggTGACCGGGAAGAAGGACACAGCCAAGGGCAGTGAAGGCGAAAGCCCGCCGGCCGCCCccgggaaggagagggaaggcaCGCCCGTGGCGGTCAGAGCCAGTGAGGACCAGCCGGGGCCTGTCGACGACCCTGTGAAGAGATCGGACGAGGAGACTGCGGCCATTGTCTCCGGACGGGGCAGAGCCCCGAACCCCTTTGAAGACGTGCAGATCCCAGAACCAGAAGCTGACCCAGAGCCCAAGGCTGCACCAGCGCCACCTGTTCCCTCACCCAGGGCTCCCCAGACCAGAGCCGTGAAACCCCG ACTGGAAGTGTCTCCAGAGGCTCAGCCCGCACCCAGGCTCCCTCCTTCCACTCGCTCTCCTCTCGTGTTCTCTGCTCTCCCTTCCAGTTCTGGTCAGACACCCATCCCTTCTAAACTGGGGCATGACTCAGAGCCACAGCCCTTGGACTCTCCTCCTGGCTCCTCTTTCTGCTCTCCTGTAGCGGCCCCCATTTCCACATCCACTCCCATTGAACACTGGCCTCCCACAGATGTGGGTGAGGCCAGTCCTGAAGAACCGCCTTCGCTCCTTGAACCAGAGCTAGAAAAGGAGAGTTTGACACAAGTTCCAAGTACTGTTCCTTGTGCTGTGGGCTCGCTTTCCAAACAGACACCCATtccagtggggaaagggatggAAGACTCTCCAGTGGGGAAGACCAGCGCTGATGACCCAGGACAGTCTCTCCGGACGCAGCCTGAAGTGGGGCGAGAAGAAGAGCTTCTGGGGTCTCCCCCCAGGAAACAACGAGGCACCATCCCTTCATCTGTCGAGGCCCGAGAAGTAACACCCGCCGCTGCGCTCAGAGGAGGCGGGACGGGCAGCCCTGCCGGGAAGCCCCCGAGGCGGGAAGCCTCAGGCTCTGCGGGTCAATCTAGGTCTCCTGTGGGGGATGCAGACGGGGGTGGCGGGATGAGTCCTGCAGTTAAGGAAGCGGTGCCCCCCGTTCCCGTGGGCGAGTCGGTGCCTCCACTTGACTCTGCGATGCAGAGACACGAAGAGATGGGTCCGGATGCCTGTGAGGGCAGAAAGGAAATCAAGGGGCAGGTGTTGTTTTCCGAGCAGCTCTCTAGGGAAGAGGCGGGGGAGGAGGCCCCTGTGCTGGTCCGCGGGGACAGAGGTGACCCCCAGGAGGTGACGCCACAAGGGGCCGCCCCTGGAAATGCGTGGGACACGGGACACTCCCAGGAGGGCGCGGCTGTGGCTGGACCCTGGCCCGCTGCCCTGGCAGCTCGCCCTCCCTGCCCGTCCTCCAAGGGGAGCTTCTTGGGGGGCCCCGCGCATGCCGCCAGCTCGGGGAGAGATGGTCCCCGTCTCAAGAGTCAGGGAGACGACTCCCGGATGGCGCAGAACCAGAGCAAAGCCAGTGACCACGAGGGTCTGCTGTCTGACCCCCTGCACGGCCTTCAGTCCTCCTGCGAGGCaaagcccccagccctggcccatcTGGACTTGACCCTGCCTTCCATCCCTGAAGTCGCTTCGGAAGATGAGAGAGGAGATCAGCTTGAAGATGACAGAGGGGTGGCCCCGGTGGCAGCTCTGGGAGGAGGGGCTTCTTCCCCGAGCACGTGGCCCGCCCATGCTGAGCGGGAGAGGGCGCCCAGCAGGGAGGCCGATGGGTCAGCAGGGGGCCTGCGCGAGCCCAGGCCGGGAGCGCCCAGAGCACCCGCCCCCGCTTCTGCAGAGCAGACCACAGCCTTGGAGGTTCAGGAACCACAGTCGCCGGGCCCCGGTGACAGCGGGGAGGCAAAACCAGTGGGAGATGGGAGGCCGGGTCAGCCTCCAGCTGCAGCCCTGGATTCCCTTGTGTCCGGCCCCCCCTTTTCTGAGCCCTTTCCTGCCACACGCTCTTTTCCCACCTATGCACACTCTGACACCCACCACACCAGTACAGCAGAATCTCAAAAAAAAGCAGCAGTCGAGGGCTCCGCGGGTAAAGTGGAAAATTCTGGCAAGAGGAAGCCGCTTCTTCAGGCCTGGGTCTCACCCTCAGACACACAGCCCGTCTCGGCTCGGCCAAGCGCTGGAAGCGGGTCGGCCAAGCACAG ACTTCATCCCGTGAAGCCGATGAACACGGCAGCCACCAAGGTCGCTCTCTCCAGCTCGGGAACTGCCACCATCATCAGTGAGAACTTGGTCAACGAAGCCATGATGAAG aaATACAAGCCCTCGGAACCCGCGTTTGCTTATGCACAGCTGACCCACGACGAGCTGATCCAGCTTGTCCTCAAACAGAAGGAAACGATAAGCAAGAAGGAGTGTCAGGTGCGCCAGCTGGAAGACTACATCGACAACCTGCTGGTCAGGGTCATGGAAGAGACCCCCAGCATCCTCCGGGTTCCCTCTCAGGTTggcaaaaaagcaggaaaaatgtgA